GCATGTTCAAATCAGTGAAATGCTTATGTTGTTACTGTTGCTGCTTTCCCGgtggctgcggctgctgctgcggcttcCACTGATGTGACTGCGTTTCGGGGGTTACTGTCAAGTCCAGGTGGTTTGGAGGATATCTAGCCACTAGCCGGTTTAGTTGTTCGAACGGCAGGCACTGAGTGGATCCTCCTTCTGAGTGTCGCTGGGACATCAGTTGGACCAATTGGTGGTGTAATTGGCCCACGGCATCTGCAGAAGAACAACAAGCTATGAGCGAAAGCTCAGAAGCTATAAATAGTCGCTACTTACGTGTTTGTCGTGGTGATCCCACACCTCCATCTTATCTGGCATGTGAGCAGAGATGTCGGCCGTTCCTGGGGCTCCCACGAAATGCTGGAAACCGTACGAGGGCATAAGGTTAacgtgttgctgttgctgttggccCATATTTGGCGGACCCTGCATGTTGTGGTAGTCCATTGGCATCTGAAAAGAACCAAATCCCATTAAGTTACATCGGAAAACCCTTTCCAAACTATGAAACTTACATTCATGGGCtcgtgttgctgctgctgggggtAGGGCCCATTGTTGTAAGGCCggtattgctgctgctggggttGCTGTTGCTTAAGCCAGTTaagcggctgctgctgctgcgactgGGGCGGAGGAGGCGGCTGTTGCAGGCCGGGTGGTTGGGCCTTCGGCTCGTGCGCCCACTGAGGCAGGACGGTGGAAAGGGCTTCGTCCATGTTCAGGCCCGAGGCGGCCCCCACACTAAAGTTGTTGTACTTCCAGGAGGCACGCTCTGTGCCAATGGGACGTGGCATTTTTCGAATATCTTCGTGGTTGGGGGACATGGCCGATGGCGACCCAAGGCCCGCCATTCCGTTTTCCAGATGAAGCATGTCGCGACCTGTGTACGAAGGATACTCCAAAGTACCGCCGTACCAACGCTGTGCTGACGCTCCGCCCGCTCCTCCTCCCGCTTGTCTGGCTCCTTGTCTCCCTGGGGCTCCGCCTCCGAACATGCTCGTCTGCGCAGcctgctgctgcggcggctgCGGTGGTTGCTGCTTGTTGCCCTGTGCGAACACAGAGGCCCGCGGGTTCAGGCGCAGAATTCTGTCGTCCACAATGTAGGGCGAGGACATGTCCATTGGGTAGTTGAGTTGGGGCTGGGGCTGTTGCTGGGAGGCTCCCACCTTGTCGTAGATCAGACGCTGCAGATTCTGATTCTGGCGGTCGATcatggcggcggcggcagcagctgctgcagcgGCCGCTGCGGTGTTCGAAGGATTAGAGCCGATGGCTCCGAACTGCTGGGGTGCGACGGTGTCACCCATGGGCACATGTCGCTGAATGGGTGCCGTCGATGTCGGCGGCTTGATCACTCCTGGCGAATGGGCCGGGGCCGACTCGCCATTGATATTCGGCTGTGCTTGGATACCGGGCGGAATCCCGTCATTGCTGGCCACCAATGGTGATCTGGCGGGCGCCGAAACTGCAGCTCCTCCACTGGTGATGATGTTCAGCTGCTGCTGGACACTCTGCTGGTTGGATTGcgtttgctgctgctgctgttgctgctgctgctgaatCACATTTCCCACCGGGGGCGAGGTTGAGTGATTCGACGAAGCCTTGGAGCTGCCCACCGGGGAGCTCAGGATGTTCCGGTTGTAGCCTGGAGCCTTGGAGGCATCGGCTTGGGGCAGACCATCGCCCACAGCGCCAGCTGCTCCTCCGGTGGTCGGATCTCCCAACTTGCCCCACTGGGACTGCTGGTAGTCGCTGAACAGGGAGTAGGCGCTGGACAACTTGGCGGCCAGCTGGGTGCTGAAGCTGTCGCTGACCGGGTTGCCGGCCATCAGGTCGTTCAGTATGTTTGTGTTGATCACCAggttttgctgctgctgctggagagTGGGCTGCGGGTGTTGTGGggcttgttgctgttgctgctgaggttgcggctgctgctgggaTGGTGCCTGTTGCTGGTGTGGAACGCCAGGGGCTGAGGCTGGTTGCGAttgctgtggctgctgctgctgctgaggtGGTTGCAatggctgttgctgctgctgctgctgctgtgctgGTGTGGGTTGGGCTGGAGATTTCGCATTGCTGTTGGAACTGGCACCCGATGCCGCTCCTGCTGCCGCGGCGGCATTCACGGCGGCCACATCCGCCACATTGAATGTGCCAATTGGTCCAGCCAATATGTTGCCGCTGGCGTTTCCGCCTCCACTTCCCAGCGGGGCAACCGCATTAGGAGCTGCCGGAGCTCCTGCAGACACGGGCTTGCCTCTGCCGAATGGAGCCACAACACCACTGCTGCGCCCGCCAGCCGAGGCAACTGTGACAGCCTCCTTTTTGGGCGAGGCTTGAGCTATAGCCGCTGCCTTTGCAAAATTCTGGGCTCCTGCCGGCACAGTCGAGCTCGACTTTGCCTGAGCGGTGGAAGAGCTGTTCTTCTGAGCTGCTTGCTGGGATTTGGCGTTGGAACTATCGGTCTTGCCCTTCGCCACTCCGTTCGACGATGCACCGCCCGCACCACGTCCCGATGGCTGCGCCTGTTGCTGGCCGAGGTAGCCACTATTGCGTGTATTCTGGCCGCGAGACCCAGCGGATGCCGTGGTCGCCTTGGAGCCGTTTGACTTGGACGATGCCGCGGCACGTCCACTTGAAGCCTTCGAGGACTGGAGTGGCTGCGGCTGCTGTTTGTGCGCATTGCTGTAGGCTGCAGTGCCCGCTGCGGTGGTAGAGCTGGCCGACGAGCTTGACGACGTCGACGTGGTGGACGCGGCCGAGGAAAAGTTATTCCCAGTAACACCAGCGGCCGTACGGTTGTCCCACGTACCCACAGCCATAGGGGCGTTGGCCGCCTGCTTGATGCTGCTGTTGATGCGCGGCAGCATTTGGAGGATGTCCACATCGGGATCCTTGATGAGGGCTAGAATGAGCATGTGGGCCTGCTTGGTAGCGTCGGTGAGGCCCTTGATCGTGATGCATCGCTCGGACTGGTTCTTGCCCTGCTTCTCCACTTCGATGTGGGCCCCAGTGGTGGCTCTGATGGCGTTAATGTTGCTGCCACCGCGACCAATGACGCGGGATATGGCGTTCACCGGCACCTGGACCTTCTTGCAGGTCATCTCGGGAGCCGAAGACGATCCCTGGGTGGTTGTTGTGGCCAGTGAGCTGGAACTGTTGCTGGAGCTGTTGGCCAGGTGGTGGTGAgcatggtggtggtgctgcagACTGGTGGCCGAGCTGGCCGACGTCACGGGCGTGGGAGTGCCACCAGCGTTGCCGGCGACTGCAGTGGTTTGCTGGGTGCTGCTCTTGCGGACCACCTCCTTCCAGCCGTCGACTTCGGTGCGCTTGGCTGGATTGAGGCTGGAGACACTGCTAGTGGCAGGCGGAAGGGCTTTTCCCACCTCCTTTCGGGCGATGTTAGTGGTGGACTCGCTGCTCTGAAGCTTGCTTGAGTTACTGGGCTGCTGCTTGGCTGGAAGGGCCACCTCCTTGGGCGCCAGATTTTCCTTCTCGCGCTTCTTTTCGATGGTCTTCTCGTCCTTCTTCTTCGAGGATGGCTTCTCAGTCTGCTCCTCCTTCTTGACCTCCAACTGGCGCTTGACGGGAGCTGCCTGCTGGCTGGGCGGGAGCTGCTTTGTACTGACCTCCACCGCAGGTTGTTTCTTCACCGAGATGCCCTTGAGAACCGAGCTCGCAGCGGCTGTTGCGGCAGGAGAGGCGGGAACCGGATTCTCTGCAGGAGCAGCCTTGTTCTTCTGCTGCTTCTTGCTCTTCTTGCCTTGATTGGTATTTGAACTAGGATTGGCAACAGTTTCTGGAGCCTGAGATGCCTTGGCAGCTTTTGTGTCGCCGCTGGAGCAGGAGCCCTGATCGATGCCAGAGTCGCCCTCTTCGCGGGTGGCCGCCGGCGGAGCCTCCTCGTCGTCATCCTCCTTGTCGGAGTCATCATCCTTGTCACTGGCGTCGTCCTCATCGCCCTGCTGGTCATCGCCACCGACGTTGCCACCTCCACTGCCCTGTTGCTGGCGGCGCTtctcctcctttttctccatcttcttcttcttcttgcgcTCGCGACGTCGGGCAGCTGCCGCCTTGCGGCTTTCCTCGCGTGTCCGCTCCAGGTCGAGCTCCTCCAGCAGGATCGAGGCGTTCTTGTTGGCTTTGACGGCCTGGGCCTCCTTGGCGCTGCGCAGGATTTTCATGCAGTCATAGCACTTGTCTATGAGCTCCTTGTCGCTGATGGTGCCGATGAAGCGGATCATCTCCTGGTCGGAGGGGAATTGCGACACGTACTGCACCATCCACTTGACAATCTTGGTGTGACCTTTGCGGAAGGCGGCCATCAAGCAGGACACGCGACGGTTGTCCTGCGAGTCGATGTCCGCCTGGTTGTCGTACAGCAGCTCCACCACGCTAAGGTGGCCGCCGTGCGCAGCCAGCCACAAAGGAGAGTTGCCCTTCTTGTTCTTTACTTCGACGCTGGCGCCGCGTGACAGCAGGAGTTCGACGAACTTCTGGTGCCCCTTGTCGGCGGCGATGGTGAGCGCAGTATCCCTGGAGGTGGGAACCGGTGCGGCATTCACATCGGCCCCCTTGTCCAACAGAACTCGACCAACCTCAATGTAGCCGCCCGAAGCGGCCTCCATTAGCGGCGTGAGGCCTGTTTTGGCGCGATGCTCCACGTTGGCCCGCCGGTCGAGCAGCAAACTCACCACCTCGTGCCTTCCCTGGAAACACGCCAAGGTGAGGGCCGTGTTGCGGTTGGTTTCGATTTGGGCGTTGATGTCGGAGCCCTGGTCCAGCAGCAGTTTCACCGCCGCAGTATGGCCGTTCATGGCGGCCAACATAAGCGGGGATATGCCCAGTTTGCTGCCCGTGCGGGAGTTGATCTCGGCTCCATGGCTGAGCAGCAGCTTTATGATGTTCACGTAGCCGCCGCTGGCCGCCAAACTCAGGGGTGTGTAGTCGGAAACATTGCGGTGCTCCTTGTTGGCGCCAACACTCAGCAGGAGCTCCACCACCTCGTAGCGACCGCCGGAGCAGGCCAGCGACAGTGGCGTGTCCTTGGTGCGCTCCGACTGGGCTTCGAGCTCCGCGCTGTGCTTTAGGAGTATGTCCACAACCTTCTCGTGTCCAGCAGTGGCCGCCAGTATCAGCGGCGTGAAGCCTTTCTTGTCGCGGTGCTCGATGTTGGCTCCTCGAGTGATCAGCAACTCGACAAGTTCCTCGTGCCCGCCAGCACAGGCCAGAGTCAGGGCGGTATCGTGGTTGGACTCTGTCTCAGAGTCAATCTCGATAGTCTTGTCCACGCTGACCGGTGCGGCCACGGCCAGTTGATTCTGCAGCTGAGCCTGCTGCTGAGCAGCGGCAACCTGTGGCTGTTGGTGCTGATTGGTGTTCACTGTAAGGAATGGATGGAATGGAGTGAGAATGAAGATGGGCTCATGGGATTAGCAGACATACCTTGACTTCCGGCTGGAGTTTGGCGGAAGCAACGGCGATCCTTGCGCGACTGCTTGTCGATGACCTTCTTGGCTATTCCGCCGGGCTTGGTGGCGTTCACTTGGGTATTGGGTATGGGAGTGGGAGTGCCCATTGGCCAGACGGAGAGCTCGTTTTGAGGCTGGCCCGTctgcagttgttgttgctgtggaGGCTGCAGGGCGAACTGAGTGTACTGTCCGACCGCGGGCTGCTGCGGCAACACCACCGAGGCCGGATGCGTCTGCGTGGCCACCTGTGAGTACATACATGGTCccttaattaataaaagtacTCAAGATTTCCTTTTAACGAACTTACCTGATGCTGAACACAGGTGGGCGCCTGCATGTGCGGCGGAGGGTGCAGGAGCAGCTGTTCCTGCAGATTGAAGTGCTTCTGCTTGAGGGGCAGGGCCTGAACTCCCAGAACGGAATTAGTTGGTAGCTGGCCGACGCGTTGGTGCAAGAGCTCCTGAGCCACCTGATCGAGTTCGCTCTGAGTGGGCGGACGATGGCCGGAGGCACGCTGCTGGAATAGTTGGACCTGCTCGGCAtgcagttgttgctgttgctgttcaGACAGAGGCTCTCCAGAGGCCTGTTGCTGGCCCATGTTCGGCGGCAACTGGAAGAGCAGCTGCACCGGCGGAGCGTTCTTGTCGCCGCTGTCCACATTGTAGACAAAGTTAGTggctggctgctgctgctgttggtgctgGGCCGCCACTGCCTTGATGATGCGTGCATTCGAGTActgctggagctgctgctTCAGCTCGGGATCGGCCTCCAAAGcgatctgctgctgctggtggaaCTCTGCGGCAGCGTTGGGCAGCGCTTGGTGATGcaactgctgttgctgctgctgctcgtcAGTGGTGAAGGGCAGTAGCGAGAGCGGATTCTGTTGTTGCTGAAAGCGATGATTCGTAGAGACACGCCCCAACTATAGGAATGGAATTAAGGACTCACCTGCATGTGCATTTCCTCCGCCTCGAGGAGACGCTGGTCGAGCGGGATGTTCTGCTGCATGGGATAGTCGAGCAGCAAAAGATTCGCCGGTCGCTGGCCATCCTGCTGCGACACGTCGCTGGGATTGATCAGGCCCGGCGACCTTACCACACCCACCAGCTGCTCCTGGCCTGTCCACTTGGCCGTCGACTGCCCCCAGTTTCCAGCGAATCTTCCCTTGCACATCTGATTCAGACTGAACTCGGCCAGCTCCGGGTAGTTCAGGCTGCTGGCAAGCTCCTAAAAAGCAAAGCAGAATGTTAGTTTCAATTCATCAGAAAGGTATCCATTGACCACTGTACCTGGAATATGTCTTCCATTTCGCCATCGTTGGCAAAGTGCTCCAATGCGGGATACAGCTCGCTGGCGCCTGCGCCGCCTTCCTCATCTGCATGAATAGAATCATTACCATTTCTTACTAATATTTGAGAGCTGATCTTGATCTTACCGCACGGCTGGTCTCCctcctgctgctggtgcttGTGGTGGACTGCGGCCGCCGCCTTGGCATGCGCTGCTGCCGCGGTAGCTGCCGCCAGCTGCTGGTGAAGGACGCTGTTGAGGGCTGCGTTGCTGCTAGCCGCCGCTTTGAGATTGCTGATTTGCGGGAGGACATGGACCAGTTCGGAGTTGGTGAGGTCCGGTGGAAAGTCGCACAGAGACTGCGAGGTGAGAATCAGGTTCTCCAATCGGGTGGCCATTTTGCGCTGCTTGAGCGGCAGAGAGCTGGTTCCTCGCTTCGAGTTGTTgttaatgttgttgttggaggAAGCTTGGTCGGAGGCAACAGGCACGTCCAGGAAGAACTCGTCGTCGTcttcatcctcctcctcctcgtcctcttcctcctcctcttcttcCCCGTCACCCGCGCCCTCGTCATCATCGATATAATCAACATCTCCATCTGGAAGGATCGGTTTGTAAGTCTCGTAAGAATCTTATAGAACCCAATCCAAACTTACCGTCGTTGTCCACCTCGCCATCCTCGTCGTCGTAGTTCAGCTTCTCGACCTCTCCGCTATTGGTGTCTTCCTGATCTTCATCATCGtccacctcctcctcttccACAATTATGCCATCCTCGCGCAGAGCGGCAGCAAGTTCGATCGGCTCTGGTGGCAGCGTGTTCTCCTCAGCATCTCCGACAGTGTCACCGTCGCCCTCACCTGCGTCGCTCTCCAGATCAGTGCTGATCTCGTCCTGGTCCTTGTTGGCGGCTGCCACAGccgctgctgcggctgctgctgaaCAAAGCGTGGCCAGGTTCTTCATCTCGGCTCGAGGTTCTCTTACCAGGCGACCATCATCGTTGGGGGACGACATTGTGGTCTCCTCCATCTCCGGCGGCGTTTCAGTTGGCGACTTGGGCTGATCCCCGAAGAAGTTGTGCATCCCGACCATGTGCCAGCCGTCCTTAAAGAAGTTCCTCTGGGGCGCGTTGAGGGCAGGTATGTCCTTCCTGCCGCGAGACCCGTTCACTGCCGTCTCCAGCATTCCATGGATGTCCTCCATGACGGCTTTGCGCTGCAGTGCCGCGTCCAGAGACTgaagctgttgctgctgctggtcaCCGTTGAAGTTAATATTGCCAGTGGGCGAAGCGAGCGGAGAGGCTGGCGAGTTGGAGTAGGCCGCTGTCGCAGCAGCCGCATTGTCCAAAACCcgttgctggtggtggtgcagctgcaggtgctgctgcagttgcaaATGGGTTTGCTGAATTTGCTGATGGAAGAGCGGATTAGTGGGCTGCACTTCAGAATCCTCATCTGGGGACTTACCAAGTTGTTGTAAATGGACACCATCTGATTCTGCTGCAGATTCGGCAGCACTTGCTGGGCGTGCTgggctgctgccgccgctgctgcggccgcggctgctgctgctgcagccgcTGCAGCTGCCTGCTTGCGGTTGCTCTTGTTGGTGGCCTTCACCTTGGGCCTATCGCTGATGGCCGTGCTCTGGAGGACTTCCGAAGAGTGTGTGATGGCCCCACTGGGGTTACGCTACAATTAGATTGAAAGTCAGTAAGCCATCGGTAGAAGTCAGTAACCAAGGAAACTCACAGCTGGTATCTGGGTGCAGGCGCTGCTGTCCACAGCTGTGGATGCGGGCTGGTTGCTGTCGGCTcctgttttaaataaatatattagcATACAGCATGAGGAAGTATTCTCATTGGTGCTTTAAACATACCTTTTAGTGCTAGTTCGGTCTGGTCACCGCTGCCGCCCTCCGGAGGAAGTTCACCCTTCTTCAGATCTTGCGCAAAGCCGCGAAGCCGCTGCAGGCGTGGATCGTCAGTCGACAGTGCGAATTGCGGTGCACTGCCGTCCTCTCCCAGTGGCTGCGAGCGCACTTGCTcggcctgctgctgctgttggtccAACGGGCATTCGATGAACTCCATTGGTCGCCGGTTAAGCTTGGCCTGCACGTGTTGCAAGTGtctttgctgctgctgcaccaTTTCCTGCTGGTAGGCAGTGTGGAAGAGCACTGGCGGAGCCGGCGGCGCCTTCTGCGGCGGCTGCAAGGAGTTGATGTGCTCCATGTCGAGGTCGAAGTGCTTGCAAGGTACCAGCgtttgctgctgttgctgctgctgctgctcgaaTCCTGGTTGCAAATGGAATAATCTTGACTTCGCTATTAAGCCTTCCTGCTGTTGAGCGCCCAGGGTGGTCAGGTCGATGCCACCCACACCTCCGTACTCCTCGACACCCGCCTCGCTGCCTGTGGTGCTGGCGCCTGCCCCCGCTGCACTCAGCTGCAGTTCGCCGGCGTCCAGAAAGTCGCCGGTTCCCAGGGCAACGATATTGGAGGTGCCGTTGCCCCCAGTAGCTGCGTTGCTGAACTGCTGGTGATGGAATAGCTGCTGGTTGGAGGCACGCGCCGCGTCCGGCAGTTCCTGCAATCCGGGCGGGGCGTTTAGCTGAAACTGGTGATGGAACTGCTGCTGGAGAATCTTTTGCTGCTGGAGGCGCATCTGGTTCGAGCCCAGGGCCTGAGCAGCCTGCGCCTGGACCTGTCCGGCGTTCGCATTGGCTGCCATTTCCGTGGGCGAGATGTTTGGATAGCTGAACAGGATTTCCACCACGCGCGTATGCCCGCCCTTGGAAGCCTCGATCAGCATGGTGCTGTTGTCCTTCAGCTTGTGGAAAGGATCGGCGTTGTTCTTGAGCAGATGCTCTACTACCGACTGGTGGCCACCGGCGCAGGCCAGCGACAAGGGAGTGTGATCATTGCTGGTGGTTTGCTTGTTGACATTGGCGCCCTTTTGGATGAGGAATTTCACAGTGCAGAGGTGTCCGGCGCGACAGGCTTTCATAAGCGGGGTGCGTCCACCCTCCGACTCGTGCTCGAGCTCGGCTCCGTAGGAAAGGAGGACGCCGGCGGCATCTGTGTGGCCGTTCTCGCAAGCATGCGTTAGAGCCGTATCCCCGGTCTGTGTCTCTGCATGGACGTTCGCCTTATTCTTCAACAAGAATCGCACCAGATCGGTGTGGCCCTCCTGGGAGGCTTCCATCAGGGGTGTGGATGCGCCCAGCTCCAGATTGGCACCCTCCTTGATCAAGAAAGCTGCCACTTCGCTGAAGCCGCCGCAGCAGGCTAATGTAAGAGCC
The Drosophila bipectinata strain 14024-0381.07 chromosome 3R, DbipHiC1v2, whole genome shotgun sequence DNA segment above includes these coding regions:
- the mask gene encoding ankyrin repeat and KH domain-containing protein mask isoform X4, with product MNNDAKSHESDDLNVRSTAYLNNKSTPTTTTSAAAAAAAPVGKNNSKPSAAQANSPSGNKNQNKLPNRQFPYNIPRLAAARQTKIAAAAALLASNQKTVKNENLTAAAAVIEVTPTTTTTTLATPPEIATTSNSTSTKASRLKVNNCNSATANTNSKMSGTNSQTTPTATSTTTTTTTNPSGCSATTSSGSGSGSGGGGGGGTTVIANPASVSTTAAGSAAKFRAAVASAPSSAPSASATTSAPSAAAPASASAAPAPTPAPTSSSSSSSKKTRAAVAALKRQVAMQQQPYAAGSTAPPSLTSKDSAHLKFAATTLLMGAAAAAVDSNAGAATGVGSGGGAAGVDVAKTAAVLKQKLKDAAAAATASASNRSASSSLSSNASSLSSSVGIVNAISSALQNIITPDTDTDTELYPQPATTDLSESEEESVSEDDIPESDPDSCPHEGERRDDEDETEEESEDSDESDGDDEEDEEEIDVLQDNDADDEEIDDEDEEEDAPEVSPFLLDANNKRSSNLSALLEAAANEKAPVLRHATHAIDETKQALTKMRCANSPRDKNSGFSRSLVAACTDNDVNTVKRLLCKGNVNLNDAAASTDDGESLLSMACSAGYYELAQSVGFPETIPNAIYKKLVYDVKKKSEKVLLAMSAAQVEDKGQKDSTPLMEAASAGHLDIVKLLLSHNADVNAHCATGNTPLMFACAGGQVDVVKVLLKHGANVEEQNENGHTPLMEAASAGHVEVAKVLLEHGAGINTHSNEFKESALTLACYKGHLDMVRFLLQAGADQEHKTDEMHTALMEASMDGHVEVARLLLDSGAQVNMPTDSFESPLTLAACGGHVELATLLIERGANIEEVNDEGYTPLMEAAREGHEEMVALLLSKGANINATTEETQETALTLACCGGFSEVAAFLIKEGANLELGASTPLMEASQEGHTDLVRFLLKNKANVHAETQTGDTALTHACENGHTDAAGVLLSYGAELEHESEGGRTPLMKACRAGHLCTVKFLIQKGANVNKQTTSNDHTPLSLACAGGHQSVVEHLLKNNADPFHKLKDNSTMLIEASKGGHTRVVEILFSYPNISPTEMAANANAGQVQAQAAQALGSNQMRLQQQKILQQQFHHQFQLNAPPGLQELPDAARASNQQLFHHQQFSNAATGGNGTSNIVALGTGDFLDAGELQLSAAGAGASTTGSEAGVEEYGGVGGIDLTTLGAQQQEGLIAKSRLFHLQPGFEQQQQQQQQTLVPCKHFDLDMEHINSLQPPQKAPPAPPVLFHTAYQQEMVQQQQRHLQHVQAKLNRRPMEFIECPLDQQQQQAEQVRSQPLGEDGSAPQFALSTDDPRLQRLRGFAQDLKKGELPPEGGSGDQTELALKGADSNQPASTAVDSSACTQIPARNPSGAITHSSEVLQSTAISDRPKVKATNKSNRKQAAAAAAAAAAAAAAAAAAAQHAQQVLPNLQQNQMVSIYNNLQIQQTHLQLQQHLQLHHHQQRVLDNAAAATAAYSNSPASPLASPTGNINFNGDQQQQQLQSLDAALQRKAVMEDIHGMLETAVNGSRGRKDIPALNAPQRNFFKDGWHMVGMHNFFGDQPKSPTETPPEMEETTMSSPNDDGRLVREPRAEMKNLATLCSAAAAAAAVAAANKDQDEISTDLESDAGEGDGDTVGDAEENTLPPEPIELAAALREDGIIVEEEEVDDDEDQEDTNSGEVEKLNYDDEDGEVDNDDGDVDYIDDDEGAGDGEEEEEEEDEEEEDEDDDEFFLDVPVASDQASSNNNINNNSKRGTSSLPLKQRKMATRLENLILTSQSLCDFPPDLTNSELVHVLPQISNLKAAASSNAALNSVLHQQLAAATAAAAHAKAAAAVHHKHQQQEGDQPCDEEGGAGASELYPALEHFANDGEMEDIFQELASSLNYPELAEFSLNQMCKGRFAGNWGQSTAKWTGQEQLVGVVRSPGLINPSDVSQQDGQRPANLLLLDYPMQQNIPLDQRLLEAEEMHMQQQQNPLSLLPFTTDEQQQQQQLHHQALPNAAAEFHQQQQIALEADPELKQQLQQYSNARIIKAVAAQHQQQQQPATNFVYNVDSGDKNAPPVQLLFQLPPNMGQQQASGEPLSEQQQQQLHAEQVQLFQQRASGHRPPTQSELDQVAQELLHQRVGQLPTNSVLGVQALPLKQKHFNLQEQLLLHPPPHMQAPTCVQHQVATQTHPASVVLPQQPAVGQYTQFALQPPQQQQLQTGQPQNELSVWPMGTPTPIPNTQVNATKPGGIAKKVIDKQSRKDRRCFRQTPAGSQVNTNQHQQPQVAAAQQQAQLQNQLAVAAPVSVDKTIEIDSETESNHDTALTLACAGGHEELVELLITRGANIEHRDKKGFTPLILAATAGHEKVVDILLKHSAELEAQSERTKDTPLSLACSGGRYEVVELLLSVGANKEHRNVSDYTPLSLAASGGYVNIIKLLLSHGAEINSRTGSKLGISPLMLAAMNGHTAAVKLLLDQGSDINAQIETNRNTALTLACFQGRHEVVSLLLDRRANVEHRAKTGLTPLMEAASGGYIEVGRVLLDKGADVNAAPVPTSRDTALTIAADKGHQKFVELLLSRGASVEVKNKKGNSPLWLAAHGGHLSVVELLYDNQADIDSQDNRRVSCLMAAFRKGHTKIVKWMVQYVSQFPSDQEMIRFIGTISDKELIDKCYDCMKILRSAKEAQAVKANKNASILLEELDLERTREESRKAAAARRRERKKKKKMEKKEEKRRQQQGSGGGNVGGDDQQGDEDDASDKDDDSDKEDDDEEAPPAATREEGDSGIDQGSCSSGDTKAAKASQAPETVANPSSNTNQGKKSKKQQKNKAAPAENPVPASPAATAAASSVLKGISVKKQPAVEVSTKQLPPSQQAAPVKRQLEVKKEEQTEKPSSKKKDEKTIEKKREKENLAPKEVALPAKQQPSNSSKLQSSESTTNIARKEVGKALPPATSSVSSLNPAKRTEVDGWKEVVRKSSTQQTTAVAGNAGGTPTPVTSASSATSLQHHHHAHHHLANSSSNSSSSLATTTTQGSSSAPEMTCKKVQVPVNAISRVIGRGGSNINAIRATTGAHIEVEKQGKNQSERCITIKGLTDATKQAHMLILALIKDPDVDILQMLPRINSSIKQAANAPMAVGTWDNRTAAGVTGNNFSSAASTTSTSSSSSASSTTAAGTAAYSNAHKQQPQPLQSSKASSGRAAASSKSNGSKATTASAGSRGQNTRNSGYLGQQQAQPSGRGAGGASSNGVAKGKTDSSNAKSQQAAQKNSSSTAQAKSSSTVPAGAQNFAKAAAIAQASPKKEAVTVASAGGRSSGVVAPFGRGKPVSAGAPAAPNAVAPLGSGGGNASGNILAGPIGTFNVADVAAVNAAAAAGAASGASSNSNAKSPAQPTPAQQQQQQQQPLQPPQQQQQPQQSQPASAPGVPHQQQAPSQQQPQPQQQQQQAPQHPQPTLQQQQQNLVINTNILNDLMAGNPVSDSFSTQLAAKLSSAYSLFSDYQQSQWGKLGDPTTGGAAGAVGDGLPQADASKAPGYNRNILSSPVGSSKASSNHSTSPPVGNVIQQQQQQQQQQTQSNQQSVQQQLNIITSGGAAVSAPARSPLVASNDGIPPGIQAQPNINGESAPAHSPGVIKPPTSTAPIQRHVPMGDTVAPQQFGAIGSNPSNTAAAAAAAAAAAAMIDRQNQNLQRLIYDKVGASQQQPQPQLNYPMDMSSPYIVDDRILRLNPRASVFAQGNKQQPPQPPQQQAAQTSMFGGGAPGRQGARQAGGGAGGASAQRWYGGTLEYPSYTGRDMLHLENGMAGLGSPSAMSPNHEDIRKMPRPIGTERASWKYNNFSVGAASGLNMDEALSTVLPQWAHEPKAQPPGLQQPPPPPQSQQQQPLNWLKQQQPQQQQYRPYNNGPYPQQQQHEPMNMPMDYHNMQGPPNMGQQQQQHVNLMPSYGFQHFVGAPGTADISAHMPDKMEVWDHHDKHMPWANYTTNWSN